The following proteins are encoded in a genomic region of Litorilinea aerophila:
- a CDS encoding glycoside hydrolase family 78 protein, with protein sequence MAETRGTIEQVIRLRCEYKDNPIGIDVAAPRLSWQLQASGRQVRQSAYQIQVAEDADALAAERDLHWDSGKVLSPDSIHQPYQGPPLQSGRRYHWRVRVWDSLDRPSAWSQVAFWEMGLLAPGDWRARWITPDLPEDPSTSQPCPMLRTRFAVDGAVRRARLYVTSLGLYECELNGQRVGDQVLTPGWTSYDHRLQYQTYDVTDLLQSGENGLGVLLGDGWYRGYLGFEGQRNLYGDKLALFLQLRIEYADGRIQEVVSDEGWRASTGPLLTADIYNGEVYDARLEKPGWSQAGYDDSDWAGVQVLAAPSARLVAPAGPPVRRIQELRPVAILHSPKGETIFDFGQNMVGWIRLRVQGPAGTVVTLRHAEVLDQEGNLYVANLRSARQTVTYTLKGEGVELYEPRFTFQGFRYVAVEGYPGTPDLDSLTGIVVHSDMAPTGHFACSDPLINQLQHNIVWGQKGNFVDVPTDCPQRDERLGWTGDAQVFIRTACFNMDVAAFFTKWLQDLAADQAPDGSVPFVVPDVLTRRPDPLRAVGGFSGRGSSAWGDAAVICPWTIYLCYGDRRILEQQYESMVGWVEFMTRQAGNDYIWDSGFHFGDWLAIFPEANPLMPAPKTSTALIATAFFAYSTRLLAECAAALGKTADAERYQDRYERIRAAFRAEFASRLGRIDAETQTDYVLPLMFDLLSEEEQRLAVRRLVADIRARHYHLSTGFVGTPYLCHVLTRHGYLDVAYNLLKQRTFPSWLYPIKRGATTIWERWDGIKPDGSFQDEGMNSFNHYAYGAIGEWLYRVVAGIEADPAEPGYRHILIQPQPGGAFTFVEASLQSMYGEIRSAWRVDEAGFTLEVTVPANAWATVWVPARDLAQVRLDGVPLAEAPDAANVRNEGSRVACDVGSGTYQFTSSHLRLDKAWMDACQAVALTPASRLVDLLSDPDARAILEKHMGDGFAELTNMRWGARLSLEQVATARPDLIPPALLETMAAALARL encoded by the coding sequence ATGGCTGAAACCCGCGGTACCATTGAGCAGGTGATCCGTCTGCGTTGTGAATACAAAGACAACCCCATCGGCATCGACGTCGCCGCGCCGCGCCTGAGCTGGCAGCTTCAGGCCAGCGGTCGCCAGGTGCGACAGAGCGCCTATCAGATCCAGGTGGCGGAGGACGCCGATGCCCTGGCGGCGGAACGAGACTTGCACTGGGACAGTGGCAAGGTCCTCTCTCCAGATTCCATCCACCAGCCCTACCAGGGGCCGCCCCTTCAGTCGGGGCGGCGTTACCACTGGCGGGTTCGGGTGTGGGACAGCCTGGACCGGCCGTCAGCGTGGAGCCAGGTGGCCTTCTGGGAGATGGGGCTGCTGGCGCCTGGGGATTGGCGCGCCCGCTGGATTACGCCCGACCTCCCGGAGGATCCCTCCACTTCTCAGCCCTGCCCCATGCTGCGTACCCGATTTGCCGTGGACGGCGCTGTCCGCCGTGCCCGCCTCTACGTCACCAGCCTGGGCCTCTACGAGTGTGAGCTGAACGGCCAGCGGGTGGGCGACCAGGTGCTGACCCCTGGGTGGACCAGCTACGACCATCGCCTCCAGTATCAAACTTACGACGTGACCGACCTGCTGCAGTCGGGCGAGAATGGCCTGGGCGTCCTCCTGGGCGACGGGTGGTATCGGGGATACCTGGGCTTCGAGGGCCAGCGCAACCTGTACGGCGATAAGCTGGCCCTGTTCCTGCAGCTCCGCATCGAATATGCCGATGGCCGGATCCAGGAAGTGGTCAGCGACGAGGGGTGGCGTGCATCTACCGGGCCACTGCTGACCGCGGACATTTACAACGGCGAGGTCTACGATGCCCGCCTGGAGAAACCGGGCTGGAGCCAGGCCGGCTACGACGACAGCGACTGGGCCGGCGTCCAGGTGCTGGCAGCGCCGTCCGCCCGGCTGGTGGCGCCGGCAGGGCCGCCGGTACGCCGCATCCAGGAGTTGCGTCCGGTGGCCATCCTCCATTCGCCCAAAGGCGAGACCATCTTCGACTTTGGGCAAAACATGGTGGGCTGGATACGCCTACGGGTGCAGGGGCCTGCCGGTACCGTAGTCACCTTGCGTCACGCGGAAGTATTGGACCAGGAGGGGAACCTCTACGTGGCCAACCTGCGTTCGGCCCGGCAGACAGTCACCTACACCCTGAAGGGCGAAGGAGTGGAGCTCTATGAGCCTCGATTTACCTTTCAGGGCTTCCGCTACGTCGCGGTGGAGGGCTATCCAGGCACGCCCGACCTGGACAGCTTGACCGGCATTGTGGTTCATTCAGACATGGCGCCCACGGGCCACTTCGCCTGCTCCGACCCCCTCATCAACCAGCTCCAGCACAACATTGTGTGGGGGCAGAAGGGCAACTTCGTGGATGTCCCCACCGACTGCCCCCAGCGGGACGAGCGGCTGGGCTGGACGGGGGATGCCCAGGTCTTCATCCGCACGGCCTGCTTCAACATGGACGTGGCAGCCTTTTTCACCAAATGGCTCCAGGATCTGGCGGCAGATCAGGCACCAGACGGCAGCGTCCCCTTCGTGGTGCCGGATGTCCTGACTCGACGGCCGGATCCCCTGCGGGCAGTGGGCGGTTTCAGCGGGCGAGGCTCCTCCGCCTGGGGAGATGCAGCGGTCATCTGCCCATGGACCATCTACCTTTGCTATGGCGACCGGCGCATCCTGGAACAGCAGTATGAAAGTATGGTGGGGTGGGTAGAGTTTATGACCCGCCAGGCCGGGAATGACTACATCTGGGACAGTGGCTTCCACTTCGGGGATTGGCTGGCCATTTTCCCAGAGGCCAACCCCCTGATGCCTGCCCCCAAGACGTCTACCGCCCTGATTGCCACGGCCTTCTTTGCCTATTCCACCCGCCTCCTGGCCGAGTGTGCGGCCGCGTTGGGCAAAACAGCCGACGCTGAGCGGTATCAGGATCGCTATGAGCGGATCCGGGCGGCCTTCCGGGCGGAGTTCGCCTCACGTCTGGGGCGCATCGATGCAGAGACTCAGACGGACTACGTCCTGCCCCTGATGTTCGACCTGCTGTCGGAAGAGGAGCAGCGGTTGGCCGTGCGCCGGCTGGTAGCCGACATTCGGGCCCGCCACTATCACCTCTCCACGGGCTTTGTGGGCACCCCCTACCTCTGCCACGTCTTGACCCGGCACGGTTATCTGGATGTGGCCTACAACCTGCTGAAACAGCGGACCTTTCCGTCCTGGCTCTATCCCATCAAGCGGGGAGCGACCACCATCTGGGAGCGTTGGGATGGCATCAAGCCGGATGGGTCCTTCCAGGATGAGGGTATGAACTCCTTCAACCACTATGCCTACGGCGCCATCGGCGAGTGGCTCTATCGGGTGGTGGCGGGCATTGAGGCGGATCCGGCCGAGCCAGGCTACCGACACATCCTGATTCAGCCCCAGCCAGGCGGCGCCTTCACCTTCGTGGAGGCCAGCCTGCAGTCCATGTACGGGGAGATCCGCTCTGCCTGGCGGGTGGATGAAGCGGGTTTCACCCTGGAGGTGACGGTGCCAGCCAATGCCTGGGCAACGGTGTGGGTGCCGGCCCGGGATCTGGCGCAGGTTCGCCTGGACGGTGTCCCCCTGGCGGAAGCGCCCGACGCTGCCAATGTGCGGAACGAAGGGAGCCGCGTGGCCTGCGATGTGGGCTCAGGGACCTACCAGTTCACCAGCTCTCACCTGCGGCTGGATAAGGCGTGGATGGACGCTTGCCAGGCGGTGGCCCTGACACC